Genomic DNA from Burkholderia plantarii:
GCACGCGCTGCGAGCCGGCGTTGACGGTGTTGCCGAGGCCGTCGGGAACCTGCGTGTTGGTCTTGTCGGTCTGGAACAGCGCGGTGGTCAGCGACAGGCGCTGGTCGAGCACGTCCCACTTCGCGCCCACCTCGATGTTGCGCGCCCGCTCGGGCGAGAGGTTCTGGTTCTTCGTGCTGATCTGGTCGTTGCCACCTCCGAGGCCGGCGTTCGCGCCGGGCGGGTTGGCCGAGGTGCCGTAGGAGGTGTAGAGGCTCAGCGTCTCGATCGGCTTGAAGACGATGCCGAACTGGTAGCTGAACAGGTTCGAGGTGTTCGTCAGGTCGGCGTTGCCGGCCTGCTGCGCGCGCACGTCGTAGCGGTCGAAGCGCAGGCCCGCGTTGAAGCGCCAGCGCTCCGAGAGCCGCACCGTGTCGAACAGGTAGGCCGATGCGATGTCGGTGCGCGTGTTGATGGTCGGGCCGGGGAAGCTGTCGCCGTTCAGGATCAGGTTGCCGGTCCATGGGTTGTTCGGGTTCCAGCTGCCGATCGGCGTGCAGTCGAAGGCGACCGTGCAGGGGCCGCCGGTGCGGATGCTGTTGCCCTGGGCGTCGGTCACCAGGTAGCCCTCGTAGCGGCTCTGCTCGTGGCTGAACTCGATGCCGCCCGTCAGCGTGTGCTCCATGCCGAACAGCGTGGCCTTGCCGGTCAGCTCGGTCTGGTTGGCGATGCTGTTGGTCGCGTACTTGCCGCTCTTGGCCTGCAGGCTGATCATGCCGGGGTCCTTCGAACTCAGCTGCGGATTGGTGCCAACGTAGTCGAGCGTCGAGCGGCCGAACATCGTGGTGTTGCGCAGCTTCCAGCCGCCGTCGAGGCGGTGCTCGACGCGCACTTCGGCCGTGTCGGTCTGGCTGCGGCGGTAGTCGCGCGTGTTGAGCCCGTAGAACAGGCCGCGCTCGGACGGGATCGGCGTGCCGCTCGTGCCGAACGGCACGCTGAAGTCGGGCATGTCCCAGGTGTTCAGGTGGTAGTAGCTGACCGTGACCTGGGTGGGCGTGTTCAGGCCGAACGTGACGGACGGCGCGATCCCCCAGCGCTTGCTGTAGACGTCGGTGCGGCCCGCCTGGTCGGCGTCGTTGCCCATCACGTTCAGGCGCACGGCGGTGGTGTCGTTGAGCTTGCGGTTCACGTCGAGCGTGGCGCGCTTGTAGCTGTCGGTGCCGAAGCCGATGCTGCCGTTCGTGAAGTTGTCGTTCTTCGGCGCCTTCGTGACGATGTCGATGCTGCCGCCCACCGAGCCGCGCCCGGCGTAGACCGAATCGGGGCCCTTGATGACGCTGATCTGCTCGATATCGAAGGTCTCGCGGTTCTGCACGCCCGAGTCGCGCATGCCGTCCACGAAGATCGAGTTGCGCGATTCGAAGCCGCGGATCACGGGGCGGTCCGCCGACGGGTTCGCGGCCGCGTCGCCGCCGAGGAACGTGATGCCGGGCACGGTGCGCAGCGCGTCGGTGAAGGTCGTCACGTTTTTCTCGCGGATCACGGCTTCGGGGATTACCGTGACCGAGCGCGGCGTGTCGAGCAGCGGCGCCGTGAACTTGTAGGACGGCAGCGAGCGCACCTGCATGTCCGACTGGGCCTCCACCGAGATCGTCGGCAGCTTGCTGCCGCGCATCGCAGAGGACTGCGAAGCGTCGTGTGAACGAGAAGCGGCGGGCGAGGCGGCGGATGCCTGGTCAGGGGAGGGGGCGGAGGGCGCTGTCTGGGCGACCGCGACGAGCGGGGCGAGGAACACGGAGCAGGCGAGCGCGGACGCGAGCTTGCTGGGCCGGGTGTTGAAGCGTCTGGACATGGGCGAGAGAGCGGTGGTATCGAAAGCGGTATCGCCGAATCGGGTCAACGTTCGGCTGAAATGTTTCTATTAATGAGAATGATTCGTGATTGCGTTCCGAATTCTAGTGATGTCGTAACGGTTTGTAAACGAATGCTTTCAAAAATCGCGCACGTTGTTGACACGTTTAAAACACTGGCGGAGCGGCGGGAAGGGCGCGGTGGCGGTGCCAGTGCCGCGTGCGTGCGGCCTTATGACATGGGACGTGGGCGGGTGCGGGCGAGCTGTCCGCGGCCGTCGCCGGGAGCGCGGAAGCGCGGCGAGGCGTCGGTATCCGCTGCCCGTGCCGGCCGTGGTCGGCACGGCGAGGCAGACCGGAGGGCGTCGCGCGGCCGCGCCTCGTGTCCGCAACGCATCGGCGGCGCCAAGGCCCGGATGGGCGGCGATGTGCCTTGCACCCTTGGTCGTGTCGATGACCGTTCCGCCGCCGATCGCGAGAATCGCGTCGGTGCCGCTGGCCGACACGAAGGCCCCGGCGGCCGTGATCGATTCGAGCGTCGGAAGATCATCGTCGACGAGGTAGTCGAGCCGGTCGCAAGGCAGCGCATCGAGGTTCAGCAGCGCGGCCGCATTGCTGAGTTCGAACGAGCGCGGCCCGCGAAACACCACGACGCGCCGGGCGGCAACCCCGCCGAGCAGACGCGGGACCAGCGCCGCGGCGCCGGGGAACACGAGCGGCGAGGACGCGGACATGACCGGGACCTCGATCACGCCGCGCGGCCGGACATCCCGTCCCCGGGGACGGTGCCGGCGTACGCGTCGGCGCCGCCCGCCACCATCGACAGGATGTCGTGCAGGCTCGCCGCCGCGCTTGCGCATTCGTGGGCGCGGCCGTGCCGCAGGATCGATTCGGCCGCGCGCGCCATGGCCGGATACGCGGCGCGCAGCAGGTGGTTCGCATAGATCACCCCGTTGACGCCCGCGGCTTCCAGGTCGTCCTCGCCGACAATGTCGTAGGTCGAGGAGACTGCGAAGAGCTCATAGCCTTCGGCCAGGCAGTCGAGGATGCTGACGTCGTAGCCGTTGCGCTCGAGGTTCGCGCCGAGGTAGCCGAGCCCGAGCGGATAGGTGCAGCGCGGCAGGTCACCGCGATAGAGAATGGCGCCGGGAGACAGCAGCATGACGCGCTGGAAGCGACGGGTTTCCCTGGCCGATCGCGCCGGCTCCAGGGCCCGGTAGACGATGTCCGGGCGTTGCCCCGGATCGAGGAACTCGACCCGGATCTGGCCGATCGAGCGTGTCATTGCATGGCCCCCTGCCGGCCGAAATCGAACAGGCGAAAGGCGAAGCCGTCGCCCTGCGATGTCATGCCAGCGATCTTGTCCGAGTAATAGCGCTCGCGAAAGTCGCCCTCGTGCGCGCCATTGAACGTGAGGAACAGATGGGCGATGACATATGGCGAAAGATTGGCGCAGGTCCGGTGCGGCGCGCGACCGTCGAACAGCAGCCCGTCGCCGGCATCGACGTGAAGCGGCCGGGGTTGCAATGACGCGAACAGCCCATCGTCGAGCTGTCCGTTCTGATTCGGGTACAGGTGGTCGGGCGATGGCCCGCCGGCCATTTCAAAGCCGCCGGTTTCGGGCCGCGACGCCTCGATCAGCGCGGCAACGGTCGCGTACTCCGAGGCATAGCGGTCCCAACCGGCGGCGGCATCCTGATGGGCCCGGAAGCCGGGCGATCCCGGATGGCGGAAATTGATCTTGTCCTTGAAAAGCTTGCACGAGCGCCCGAGTAAATCCTGAGCGGATGCCCGGCAGCGGGCCTGTAGATCGATGCCGGTGCGTTCGGAAAAATCCTCGACGAAACGTTCGACGCGTACCAGGCGTTGTCCCGTTTCGTCGCTTTCGTGATAGGCAATCAGCGCGGCGGGGCGGGCCGCCATATCGATCAACGACATGCAATAGGCGCGCGCGGCGGCGATTTCACGGTCGTCGACGAGGATGTGCTTCACCAACTGCCAAGGCCCATCAAGGGGATTCATGGCTTGTCGCTCTTGATTATTCCGTTGCGGATCGGCTGTCGGCAAACAACGCGGGCGCAATGCGGCATGCGGGCATGACAATGCCTGCCTGCGCGGCGCTACATCGAATGCTGGTTGCAGTCGGCCCTCATGAAGACTTTTGCGAGGGCGGCGGTGCGATGGCGGGGATGGCATCGATCCGCTCATGGGCTCGGCGGCAGGCGATGCCGCGTGCGTGCCGCCATGACGGCATGGGAGATGGACGCGGGGCTGCGGCCGGCGCGGTGCCCCGCGCCGTGACTCAGGGGTTCGCGGGCTGCAGCGTCTGATGCGGGTCCGGCAGCGGCGGCAGGTTCAACGAACGCTGGGCGCGGCGGTAGGCGGCGAGGAAGGCGGGCGCGTCGCCGCGCACCTCGCCCATCCAGCGCGCGAGTTCCGGTTCGCAGGCGTCGCCGTCGGCGTCGCGGAAACACGGCGAGCCGGCCGGCATCTGCCGCGCGGACCAGTAGAGCGCGAACAGCGTGGCCCGGTCGGCCGGCGCCAGATGCAGGCCGTGGTCGCCGCCGCCCGTGAACCATTCGCGGATCGCCGCCGCGAGCCGCAGCCCGGTCTCGTCGTCGGCGTACTCGAGGCCGTGCGGCTGGCCCTCGCGTGCATTGGCCAGATCGTGCGTGGCGACGGCGATCACGAAGTCCACCGGGCCGCCCGGCCTCGCGTCGGCCGGGCGCGGCGTGCTGGCCGGGACGGCGGCCGGGGCCAGCAGCGCGACGAGACAGACGGCGGGGGCGAGCAGACGGCGCAACGGGGATGGCTTCATGAGCGGGCGGGGTGACGGCGTTCGGCGTTCGGCGCTGGCGGCCGGCGTGCCGCGTGCGAAGCGCGCAAGCGTGGCGCGCCAGACTTGGCCGAAAAACAGGGTCATGGTCGATCGGGCCAACGGGCGGGGCTCCACGAGGCGGCGCGGTGTCAGCGAATCGTCATCGTTAACGTTCCGTTAAGGCCGCCCGGCGCATCCTTGCGTCCGACGCGTCGCACGCGAACCCAACCATGCGGAGTGTCGGGGAGCGGGATACCCAGACTGCCGTTCCCTGTTCACTCGGTTTCGACCCGGCCCCACCCGGCCGGGTCTTTTTTTATGCACGCGCGGCAGCGGCTCAACTGCCGCTGCTGGTCTTGTCGATCACCGCGAGCAGCTCGGCGAGTGCCTGCCGGCAGGTGGCGGCGTTGGGCCGGGACGCCCGCAGCGCGGACAGCGCGCGATCGATCGCGTCGTCCACGCGGTGCCAGTCGGCCGCCGCGCGCGGCTTCAGCGACGGCTCGGCGTCATCCCAACGGGTTTCGAGATCCTTGATGCGCGTCTTCGCGTCGTCGAGCTTGCCCGCGTCGACGCGTTTCGCGGTGTCGGCAGCGATCGCGCGAAAGCGCGACAGGTCGCCGAGCTTCGAGGGCGCGGCTTCGGCGGCGCCGATCGGGGCGGGCGCGCCGGGGACGAGTTGCAGCGCGGCGAGCGCGCCGCACGAGAGCAGCGCGGCCAGGCTCGCGCGGGACAGCAGGCGCCGCAGCGGCTGCGAGGCAATCTGGATCGACATGATGAATCTCCTCAGGAACGAATGGCCGGAACGCCGGCCGCGGTGACGAAGGCGGTGGCCGGCCGTGCCGCCATGAAGCGGCGGGCGCGGCCGGGCCGTTAAAAACACGACGAAAAAACGGCGAAAACACGATGCAGGCGTGGTGAACCCGCCACGAGCGGCGCGTCGGCGCGCCAGCCCGAGGGCCGGCCGCGCGCAGCACATATCAGGAATCAGTAATCAGGAATCAGGAATCAGGCCGAGGCACCGGGCCGCTGCGCGCGCCGGCCGGCAACGTCGAGCGCGCCCACCAGCAGCACGATCACGACCAGGAACGCGAGGCTCGTGTAGACCGTGCCGAGCCCGAGCCCGCCGTACTCGCGCGCCTGCGAGAGCAGGTCGCCGAGCGACGCGCCGAGCGGGCGCGTCAGCACGTAGGCGGCCCAGAACGCGAACACGCGCGACAGGCCGAACCGCGCGGCCACGGCGATCAGCCCGATCAGCACGGCGCAGGCGACCGTGCCGAGCCGGAAGCCCATCCCGAGCGCCTCGGTCGCGAGATCGCCGGCGGCGGTGCCGAGCGTGAACGTCAGCAGGATCGCGATCCAGTAGAACGCCTCGCGGCGCGTCGTGACGATCGTCTCGAACGACAGCGTGCCCTCGCGCCGGTACCAGAGCACGAACGCGGCGGCCAGCGCCAGCGCGAAGCCGGCACTGCTCGCGTAGAGGCTCACGTGCAGGCCGTCCGTCAGCGCGTCGGTGAGCTGGGTGCCCACCACGCTGACCAGCACCACGGCGAGCCAGTAGCGCCACGGCTCGTAGCGGCGCGCGCGGAACTGCGCGAACAGCGCGGCGGCGAGCAGGAGCAGCATGATCGCGCCGGTCGCGGCGGTGCCGAGCCCGACGTGGACCGCGAGATAGTCGGCGCCGGTCTCGCCGACGGTGGTGGTCAGGATCTTGATCAGCCAGAACGCGAGCGTGACGGGCGGCACCTTGTTCAGCATGCGGCCGGGCTCATCGGGGCGGATCGATCGAATCGATCGGGTCGAATTCACGGTGGTCTCCACG
This window encodes:
- a CDS encoding TonB-dependent receptor, translated to MSRRFNTRPSKLASALACSVFLAPLVAVAQTAPSAPSPDQASAASPAASRSHDASQSSAMRGSKLPTISVEAQSDMQVRSLPSYKFTAPLLDTPRSVTVIPEAVIREKNVTTFTDALRTVPGITFLGGDAAANPSADRPVIRGFESRNSIFVDGMRDSGVQNRETFDIEQISVIKGPDSVYAGRGSVGGSIDIVTKAPKNDNFTNGSIGFGTDSYKRATLDVNRKLNDTTAVRLNVMGNDADQAGRTDVYSKRWGIAPSVTFGLNTPTQVTVSYYHLNTWDMPDFSVPFGTSGTPIPSERGLFYGLNTRDYRRSQTDTAEVRVEHRLDGGWKLRNTTMFGRSTLDYVGTNPQLSSKDPGMISLQAKSGKYATNSIANQTELTGKATLFGMEHTLTGGIEFSHEQSRYEGYLVTDAQGNSIRTGGPCTVAFDCTPIGSWNPNNPWTGNLILNGDSFPGPTINTRTDIASAYLFDTVRLSERWRFNAGLRFDRYDVRAQQAGNADLTNTSNLFSYQFGIVFKPIETLSLYTSYGTSANPPGANAGLGGGNDQISTKNQNLSPERARNIEVGAKWDVLDQRLSLTTALFQTDKTNTQVPDGLGNTVNAGSQRVRGFEFGFAGDVTSKWHLFGGYSYLNGVTTNAGAGNPTASGLPMVMVPKHNFTLWTSYDVIPKLTLGAGATVSSLTYASVSATARKWTPGYARFDAAATYHVTKSIDLQLNVQNLFDKKYYASAYPIYATWAPGRSAMLTLNVYQ
- a CDS encoding iron-containing alcohol dehydrogenase, which translates into the protein MSASSPLVFPGAAALVPRLLGGVAARRVVVFRGPRSFELSNAAALLNLDALPCDRLDYLVDDDLPTLESITAAGAFVSASGTDAILAIGGGTVIDTTKGARHIAAHPGLGAADALRTRGAAARRPPVCLAVPTTAGTGSGYRRLAALPRSRRRPRTARPHPPTSHVIRPHARGTGTATAPFPPLRQCFKRVNNVRDF
- a CDS encoding phytanoyl-CoA dioxygenase family protein — protein: MNPLDGPWQLVKHILVDDREIAAARAYCMSLIDMAARPAALIAYHESDETGQRLVRVERFVEDFSERTGIDLQARCRASAQDLLGRSCKLFKDKINFRHPGSPGFRAHQDAAAGWDRYASEYATVAALIEASRPETGGFEMAGGPSPDHLYPNQNGQLDDGLFASLQPRPLHVDAGDGLLFDGRAPHRTCANLSPYVIAHLFLTFNGAHEGDFRERYYSDKIAGMTSQGDGFAFRLFDFGRQGAMQ
- a CDS encoding histidine kinase encodes the protein MSIQIASQPLRRLLSRASLAALLSCGALAALQLVPGAPAPIGAAEAAPSKLGDLSRFRAIAADTAKRVDAGKLDDAKTRIKDLETRWDDAEPSLKPRAAADWHRVDDAIDRALSALRASRPNAATCRQALAELLAVIDKTSSGS